Proteins from one Dama dama isolate Ldn47 chromosome 12, ASM3311817v1, whole genome shotgun sequence genomic window:
- the THTPA gene encoding thiamine-triphosphatase, with protein MARGLIEVERKFVPGPGTEERLQELGGTLEHRVTFRDSYYDTPELSLMRADYWLRQREGSGWELKCPGAASVSGPHTEYTELTAEPSIVVQLCEVLGAGVPGAGVPGAGGVAALLGPLGLQLVASFVTKRSAWKLVLSGADGEQRLLRVDLDTADFGYAVGEVEALVQKETEVPAALEKIHHLSSLLGVLAQERAPAKLIVYLQRFRPQDYQRLLEVYGSKVKP; from the exons ATGGCCCGGGGCCTGATTGAAGTGGAGCGAAAGTTCGTTCCGGGGCCCGGCACAGAGGAGCGGCTGCAGGAGTTGGGGGGTACCCTGGAACATCGAGTCACTTTCCGAGACAGCTACTATGACACCCCTGAGCTGAGCCTCATGCGAGCTGATTACTGGCTGCGACAGCGAGAAGGCAGTGGATGGGAGCTCAAATGTCCCGGAGCGGCAAGTGTCTCAGGACCCCATACTGAGTACACGGAACTCACAGCTGAGCCTTCAATCGTGGTCCAGCTCTGTGaggtgctgggggctggggtccCCGGGGCTGGGGTCCCCGGGGCTGGGGGCGTGGCTGCCCTGCTGGGCCCCCTGGGGCTGCAGTTAGTAGCTAGTTTTGTGACTAAGCGCAGTGCCTGGAAACTGGTGCTGTCCGGAGCCGACGGAGAGCAGCGGCTGCTCAGGGTGGACCTGGATACAGCTGACTTTGGCTACGCTGTGGGTGAGGTAGAGGCACTGGTGCAGAAGGAGACTGAAGTCCCAGCTGCCCTGGAGAAGATCCACCACCTCAGCAGCCTGCTTG GTGTGCTGGCCCAGGAGAGGGCACCTGCCAAGCTGATTGTGTACCTGCAGCGCTTCCGGCCCCAGGACTATCAGCGCCTGCTAGAAGTGTACGGGTCCAAAGTGAAGCCTTAG